One region of Oncorhynchus mykiss isolate Arlee chromosome 8, USDA_OmykA_1.1, whole genome shotgun sequence genomic DNA includes:
- the LOC110529682 gene encoding uncharacterized protein LOC110529682 isoform X2 codes for MHKGASTRHGQQQSELKGQNQLLVEANEELQKNNLETQLKVAQLEQQYSDLQGTNADIKKHLKDCHALLVAGNIDPVLGERIGESAPQNEDQQRVVVNISRDLLSELWTFGDMATEQSAQLTEVQKSMKDLMEAREHLVQERDNFSLEVEETEKALEEAEQLLLE; via the exons ATGCATAAAGG AGCTTCCACCAGACATGGACAGCAGCAGTCAGAACTGAAGGGTCAGAATCAACTTTTAGTGGAAGCCAATGAGGAACTGCAGAAAAACAATTTAGAAACACAG CTAAAAGTCGCCCAGCTGGAGCAACAATACAGTGACCTCCAAGGAACCAATGCCGACATCAagaaacatctgaaggactgCCATGCGCTACTAGTCGCTGGAAATATTGATCCAG TTTTGGGAGAGAGAATTGGAGAATCTGCACCGCAAAATGAGGATCAACAACGAGTGGTGGTG AATATATCCCGGGATCTGTTAAGTGAACTGTGGACATTTGGTGACATGGCAACAGAACAAAGTGCACAACTAACA GAAGTTCAAAAGTCCATGAAGGATCTCATGGAGGCTCGGGAGCATCTCGTGCAGGAGAGGGATAATTTCTCCTTGGAAGTTGAAGAAACGGAGAAGGCTCTTGAGGAGGCAGAGCAGCTTTTATTGgagtag
- the LOC110529682 gene encoding uncharacterized protein LOC110529682 isoform X1 codes for MHKGILSFDRASTRHGQQQSELKGQNQLLVEANEELQKNNLETQLKVAQLEQQYSDLQGTNADIKKHLKDCHALLVAGNIDPVLGERIGESAPQNEDQQRVVVNISRDLLSELWTFGDMATEQSAQLTEVQKSMKDLMEAREHLVQERDNFSLEVEETEKALEEAEQLLLE; via the exons ATGCATAAAGG TATTCTGTCTTTTGATAGAGCTTCCACCAGACATGGACAGCAGCAGTCAGAACTGAAGGGTCAGAATCAACTTTTAGTGGAAGCCAATGAGGAACTGCAGAAAAACAATTTAGAAACACAG CTAAAAGTCGCCCAGCTGGAGCAACAATACAGTGACCTCCAAGGAACCAATGCCGACATCAagaaacatctgaaggactgCCATGCGCTACTAGTCGCTGGAAATATTGATCCAG TTTTGGGAGAGAGAATTGGAGAATCTGCACCGCAAAATGAGGATCAACAACGAGTGGTGGTG AATATATCCCGGGATCTGTTAAGTGAACTGTGGACATTTGGTGACATGGCAACAGAACAAAGTGCACAACTAACA GAAGTTCAAAAGTCCATGAAGGATCTCATGGAGGCTCGGGAGCATCTCGTGCAGGAGAGGGATAATTTCTCCTTGGAAGTTGAAGAAACGGAGAAGGCTCTTGAGGAGGCAGAGCAGCTTTTATTGgagtag
- the knl1 gene encoding uncharacterized protein knl1, whose amino-acid sequence MEPPDAASRTDDHVGSSKRRISSILKVPRTSIKFTGPELEESRVEVVKPVEKRISRRVSFATSNDVLLFSKDVKNGSPVRSPLKNLTTTAENISIHTGSIDGSQPITGMETLLNAPLHVSQQINKENVMFNQDDYGEKTMMFTGEDTAFMDMTHSHTILIANDSESSVVLPNEINVTTPTCGNMDFTFSMEKGKTGCFQDSTENYVPFKNPSTLARGIDPEFEHFLASITKSSGPMCNPIAPKSSTTVAFHRAASPPEKTNNRRFLAALNARRSGVDQENQLPALSATGGDGTVGSIIPKRQGPQFMNTSTMQTEQDQMDLTKSHTTLIDGKGVFQCVQTVSSEEQRLRGSTFSQVTVSTDPDEMELTRSQTVAIDSKAIWMFGPNPSQKIDRKSVVFTSDPNKSQIFSGDDHGMEITSALNVPLQENVCALTKKGESSPWMFPPENRIPSVQQNQQTFHSTSYTYSDDMEMTRCQTVAIDSKSVALTEIPLLGNSRKSLSFMPASHRGVFFSEDGNGMDLTEALTGNIVSNSHIAINKPLQSLFPTTEMSFHSDLSTNMEMTSGQRSNKVWEPASSDPDDMEITKSLTAVIDSKYCVMEKPSLSKPKTKFDLGLSYVPPSMEYGNFSDDANSVKRALDQVKGFSVAISDPDDMEITKSQTVAIDTKSLNVVNRTQNTRKSISFMSASNRPSHMSEDDCGMDMTKSLTVSIDHRNGLNVTDETTGRLFPISKHQKETFEKSLIRAELSTDDMEITRSQTGVIDTRGFGGVTPSLQGGRGRFVGFLDSNKTLIGEDNNCMEMTQALTAQILTNVSHSAHGGETLARMSTISKTNFTGAKGNHFVEVGHKPDQRWASDSDDMDMTRSQTAVIESENIKMGNRDPFGGRQRLSSVSKTLQMVPPAEQSAHGEITFQLGVESLCSEKAPTSSDSDEMELTRSQTVAIESKVINMMFSPETNPPLGNVSISQANYMEVKRVAEATRCRNNPVAVPSNLEEKKMARDETEMFSEDHEMEMTKAVTTQIEHAPTNVKGPSSTTNAISLCLPEGHPREIPTNLTEHFDLKGLADRNDPDLKDEDCSFIPNNPESSPIASSVSTEDNVPLKKAKTRRMSLADLQLKLNHMSRMINESTEVMGSCTAPLSHLMRTSDQHSVETESFSTVDYGSKTMGLMTERPTSVNLEDHIIHNDKPNMTAPLNLKSKCLSFGGFLPKLPQIAKPSESNQSNNVTDFGKLLKKNSLGGTHELRSNTSMENIDDEVLPDISSEEDLSETMGTKSPQRVDDKGNLFLGKVVKDVVEHEVFKEPVLTVTQCQKRPLPEEGHDDSMDEVKRNKPSTENIREMIPHTPVVQWDINFTAAADGSSSNSNLRCEGTFESSTYRQSQFESLLDNTGDYTSDVLKKLQDGSITVAEFLKLFSIDFVIHKPRQSILPARIVSDLDRKTEDLLIEKHINRPKQRVYETDCQILTEMVEGLKARLRDQDSLLQSVNGTLWEAAKGFSDEELLLVGSKLKERRTFFRKRSKVRSHEMKAVLYSDLVHTTREAQHNLRGNIEKTDQCLRDLDECLHDLEAELTAVEGTGVEDCEPTLKARQQGLEKVNKAIAESERQMCELKLQKINSVDKVDRLRKETLELEKHIAMLDRVNEWKFVQKDDMKTVYSFLYESLLLEVQFEKPNGEVCEQTERNIMDITFQRQMDDEKSPCYSRLVHNLLCQYIGSETTWFKKYPTSRYIPVLLHDVGLVVSRCRLLGEEIHLMKKWGALRLDILDISCVDTQVRILFSSLKSFSKFEMTVAVTSAYPFGLFHVQNFQNHIGNATKDQVEDIVSSVTPAKNYLTKIVKRIHESLLC is encoded by the exons ATGGAGCCGCCTGATGCTGCATCAAGGACGGA TGATCATGTTGGATCCTCCAAACGGCGTATTTCTTCG ATCCTGAAAGTTCCACGGACATCTATCAAATTCACTGGCCCAGAGCTAGAGGAGAGTCGG GTGGAGGTGGTCAAGCCAGTAGAGAAGAGGATCTCCAGAAGAGTCAGTTTTGCCACTTCCAATGATGTTCTACTGTTTTCAAA AGATGTGAAGAATGGCTCCCCTGTCCGGAGTCCTCTAAAAAACCTCACAACTA CGGCAGAAAACATAAGCATTCATACGGGTTCCATTGATGGTTCTCAACCAATCACAG GCATGGAAACCTTGTTGAATGCTCCCCTCCATGTTTCACAACAAATAAATAAG GAAAATGTAATGTTCAACCAGGATGATTATGGGGAGAAAACAATGATGTTCACAGGAGAGGACACAGCATTTATGGATATGACTCACAGTCACACAATACTCATCGCCAATGATTCAGAATCATCAGTTGTTCTGCCAAATGAAATCAATGTGACTACACCTACCTGTGGAAACATGGATTTTACTTTTTCAATGGAGAAAGGTAAAACTGGGTGTTTTCAGGACTCAACAGAGAATTATGTCCCCTTTAAAAACCCTTCCACCTTAGCCAGAGGTATAGATCCAGAGTTTGAACATTTCCTTGCCAGTATAACGAAGTCAAGTGGCCCCATGTGTAATCCAATAGCTCCCAAATCCTCAACTACTGTGGCATTCCACAGAGCTGCATCCCCTCCAGAAAAAACGAACAACAGACGTTTCCTTGCTGCGCTCAATGCCCGCAGGTCAGGAGTTGATCAAGAGAATCAGCTCCCAGCTTTGTCAGCAACGGGGGGAGACGGTACAGTGGGCTCAATTATCCCTAAAAGGCAAGGGCCTCAGTTCATGAATACATCTACGATGCAAACTGAACAAGATCAAATGGATCTGACAAAAAGCCATACCACTTTGATAGATGGCAAAGGAGTTTTTCAGTGTGTGCAAACTGTAAGCTCTGAAGAGCAACGGCTTAGGGGAAGCACTTTCAGCCAGGTAACTGTCTCTACTGATCCAGATGAAATGGAGTTGACCAGGAGCCAAACTGTTGCCATTGACTCCAAAGCCATTTGGATGTTTGGGCCAAATCCCTCTCAGAAAATTGATAGGAAAAGTGTGGTCTTCACATCAGATCCCAATAAATCCCAGATCTTCTCAGGTGATGACCATGGCATGGAAATAACTTCAGCTCTCAATGTACCTCTCCAGGAGAATGTGTGTGCTCTGACCAAGAAAGGTGAATCATCACCCTGGATGTTTCCCCCAGAAAACAGAATCCCCTCCGTTCAGCAAAATCAACAGACCTTTCATAGCACCTCTTATACATACTCAGATGACATGGAGATGACAAGATGTCAAACAGTTGCCATTGATTCCAAAAGTGTAGCCCTAACGGAAATTCCCTTACTAGGGAATTCAAGGAAGAGTTTGTCTTTTATGCCAGCCTCTCATAGAGGTGTGTTTTTTTCAGAAGATGGCAACGGTATGGATCTGACTGAGGCCCTCACTGGAAATATTGTGTCAAACAGCCATATAGCAATTAATAAGCCACTACAGAGCTTGTTCCCCACAACAGAGATGTCCTTTCACTCTGATCTGAGTACTAACATGGAGATGACTTCAGGACAGAGAAGTAATAAAGTATGGGAGCCTGCATCCTCTGATCCTGATGACATGGAAATCACAAAAAGCCTAACTGCTGTAATTGATTCCAAATATTGTGTGATGGAGAAGCCTTCTCTTAGCAAACCGAAGACCAAGTTTGACCTGGGTCTATCCTATGTGCCACCATCTATGGAATATGGCAATTTCTCAGACGATGCTAATAGTGTGAAGAGGGCGCTGGATCAGGTTAAAGGTTTTTCTGTAGCCATATCGGATCCTGATGACATGGAAATAACTAAAAGTCAAACTGTTGCCATCGACACCAAAAGCCTCAATGTGGTCAATCGCACGCAAAACACAAGGAAAAGTATATCCTTCATGTCAGCTTCCAACAGACCCAGTCATATGTCAGAGGATGACTGTGGTATGGACATGACCAAATCTCTCACTGTGTCTATAGATCACAGAAATGGACTGAACGTGACAGATGAGACCACTGGCAGATTGTTCCCCATATCAAAACACCAAAAGGAAACATTTGAGAAGAGCCTGATTAGAGCAGAGCTTAGTACAGATGACATGGAAATCACAAGGAGCCAAACAGGGGTTATTGACACCAGAGGTTTTGGTGGTGTAACTCCTTCACTCCAAGGTGGTAGAGGAAGATTTGTCGGCTTTTTGGATTCAAATAAAACTCTTATTGGGGAGGACAACAATTGTATGGAGATGACTCAAGCTCTCACTGCACAGATATTAACAAATGTGTCACATTCTGCCCATGGGGGTGAGACCTTAGCTAGGATGTCCACAATCTCAAAGACAAATTTCACTGGAGCAAAGGGCAATCATTTCGTGGAAGTGGGTCACAAACCTGATCAACGTTGGGCATCAGATTCAGATGACATGGATATGACGAGAAGTCAGACCGCTGTAATTGAGTCTGAAAACATCAAGATGGGGAATCGTGACCCTTTCGGGGGAAGGCAACGTTTATCCAGTGTGAGTAAGACCCTGCAGATGGTTCCTCCGGCAGAGCAGAGTGCACATGGTGAGATTACGTTTCAGTTAGGTGTTGAAAGCCTCTGCAGTGAAAAGGCACCTACATCTTCTGActctgatgaaatggaactgacaaGGAGCCAGACTGTTGCAATTGAATCCAAAGTTATTAACATGATGTTTTCCCCTGAAACAAATCCACCTTTAGGGAATGTGTCAATTAGTCAGGCAAATTATATGGAAGTGAAACGAGTAGCAGAAGCGACACGTTGCAGAAATAATCCTGTAGCTGTACCCTCTAACCTGGAGGAGAAGAAAATGGCCAGAGATGAAACTGAAATGTTTTCTGAGGATCATGAAATGGAGATGACCAAGGCTGTCACAACGCAAATTGAACATGCACCTACCAATGTGAAGGGCCCTTCATCCACCACAAATGCAATTTCCTTGTGTCTACCGGAGGGTCACCCTAGAGAAATCCCCACTAACCTTACAGAACACTTTGACCTAAAGGGATTGGCAGACCGAAATGATCCTGATCTGAAAGATGAAGACTGCTCCTTTATTCCTAACAATCCAGAAAGCTCTCCCATTGCCTCTTCAGTCTCAACAGAAGATAATGTACCTTTGAAGAAAGCAAAGACCAGGCGAATGAGTTTGGCAGATCTGCAGTTGAAACTTAATCATATGAGCCGCATGATAAATGAATCCACTGAAGTGATGGGTAGCTGCACTGCACCTTTATCTCACCTGATGAGGACCTCTGACCAACACAGTGTAGAGACAGAATCATTCTCAACTGTAGACTATGGGTCTAAAACCATGGGATTAATGACTGAGAGACCAACAAGTGTCAACTTGGAAGACCATATTATTCACAATGACAAACCTAATATGACTGCTCCTTTAAACTTGAAAAGTAAATGCCTGTCATTTGGTGGTTTCCTGCCCAAACTCCCACAAATAGCCAAACCCTCTGAATCAAACCAGTCCAATAACGTGACAGATTTTGGGAAACTTCTGAAGAAGAATAGCTTGGGTGGCACTCATGAACTGAGGAGCAACACCTCGATGGAGAACATTGACGATGAAGTGCTTCCAGACATTAGCAGTGAAGAGGACTTATCAGAAACTATGGGCACCAAGTCACCTCAGAGGGTCGACGACAAAGGAAATCTTTTCTTAGGCAAGGTGGTCAAGGATGTTGTGGAGCATGAGGTCTTTAAAGAGCCGGTCCTAACTGTTACCCAATGTCAGAAGAGGCCCCTACCAGAAGAGGGCCATGATGACTCCATGGATGAGGTAAAGAGGAATAAGCCATCAACAGAAAACATCAGAGAAATG ATCCCCCACACACCAGTAGTTCAGTGGGACATTAACTTTACAGCTGCAGCTGATGGCTCCAGCAGCAACTCCAACCTCCGATGTGAGGGCACATTTGAGTCGTCAA CTTACAGACAAAGCCAATTCGAGTCCCTGCTTGACAACACCGGGGACTACACATCTGATGTACTGAAG AAACTCCAAGATGGCAGCATTACAGTGGCTGAGTTCCTGAAACTCTTCAGCATCGACTTTGTCATCCATAAACCTCGACAGAGTATTCTGCCTGCGAGA ATTGTGTCGGATCTCGATCGCAAAACAGAGGACTTGTTAATCGAGAAACATATCAACCGTCCCAAACAGAGGGTGTATGAGACAGACTGCCAGATACTCACAGAAATGGTGGAGGG GTTGAAAGCACGTCTGAGAGACCAAGACAGTCTTCTGCAAAGTGTTAATGGAACACTTTGGGAGGCGGCGAAGGGCTTTTCAGATGAAGAG TTGCTGCTTGTTGGTTCAAAGTTGAAAGAGAGGAGAACATTCTTCAGAAAGAGAAGCAAAGTGCGATCTCATGAAATGAAAGCAGTTTTGTACTCTGACCTTGTGCACACAACTCGG GAGGCACAACATAACTTGAGAGGAAATATTGAGAAGACCGATCAGTGTCTGAGAGACCTTGATGAATGTCTACATGACCTGGAAGCTG AACTTACAGCTGTGGAGGGCACAGGGGTAGAGGACTGTGAGCCAACCTTGAAAGCAAGGCAGCAAG GCTTGGAGAAGGTCAACAAAGCAATTGCTGAAAGTGAAAG GCAAATGTGTGAATTGAAACTACAGAAGATAAACTCTGTGGACAAAGTGGACAGACTCCGAAAGGAAACTCTGGAACTTGAGAAACATATTGCCATGCTGGATAG AGTGAATGAATGGAAGTTTGTGCAGAAAGATGACATGAAGACAGTCTACAGCTTTCTCTACGAGTCCTTGCTGTTGGAGGTGCAGTTTGAGAAACCTAACG GAGAGGTCTGTGAACAGACTGAGCGTAACATCATGGACATCACATTTCAACGCCAAATGGATG ATGAAAAGTCACCGTGCTACTCTCGGCTTGTACACAATCTGCTATGCCAGTACATAGGCAGTGAAACCACTTGGTTCAAGAAGTACCCCACCAGTCGATACATTCCCGTG ctgctgcatgatgtggGTCTGGTGGTAAGCCGCTGTCGCCTCCTGGGAGAAGAGATCCACCTGATGAAGAAGTGGGGCGCTCTGAGGCTGGACATCCTGGACATCAGCTGTGTGGACACACA AGTTCGAATCCTGTTCTCCAGTCTCAAGTCGTTTAGCAAGTTTGAGATGACAGTAGCCGTCACCTCCGCCTACCCCTTCGGTCTCTTTCATGTGCAAAACTTCCAAAATCACATTGGAAACGCAAC aaAAGACCAGGTGGAAGACATTGTATCATCAGTCACACCAGCCAAGAACTACTTGACCAAGATTGTCAAGAGGATCCATGAAAGTCTGCTGTGCTGA
- the LOC110529684 gene encoding DNA repair protein RAD51 homolog A produces MAVRSEARVEAEVEEEESFGPQLLSRLEQCGISASDIKKLEDAGFHTIEAVAYAPKKELLNIKGISEAKADKVLAEAAKLVPMGFTTATEFHQRRAEIIQISTGSKELDKLLQGGIETGSITEMFGEFRTGKTQLCHTLAVTCQLPIDQGGGEGKAMYIDTEGTFRPERLLAVAERYGLVGSDVLDNVAYARAFNTDHQTQLLYQASAMMAESRYALLIVDSATALYRTDYSGRGELAARQGHLGRFLRMLLRLADEFGVAVVITNQVVAQVDGAAMFSADPKKPIGGNIMAHASTTRLYLRKGRGETRICKIYDSPCLPESEAMFAINADGVGDAKD; encoded by the exons ATGGCTGTGAGGAGCGAGGCCAGAGTGGAggcagaggtagaggaggaggagagctttGGACCACAGCTACTGAGCAGACTTGAG CAATGTGGCATCAGTGCCAGTGACATAAAGAAGCTGGAGGATGCAGGCTTCCACACCATTGAGGCAGTGGCCTATGCCCCCAAGAAGGAGCTGCTTAACATCAAGGGGATCAGTGAGGCCAAAGCAGACAAAGTTCTG GCTGAAGCTGCCAAACTAGTGCCCATGGGCTTCACCACAGCAACAGAGTTCCACCAACGCCGAGCTGAAATCATCCAGATCTCCACTGGGTCCAAAGAGCTGGACAAGCTGCTACAGG gtgggATAGAGACAGGCTCCATCACAGAAATGTTTGGAGAGTTCCGGACAGGAAAAACACAGCTGTGCCACACCCTTGCAGTCACCTGCCAG TTGCCCATTGACCAGGGTGGTGGAGAGGGAAAAGCCATGTACATTGATACAGAGGGGACCTTCAGACCAGAGAGGTTACTGGCTGTAGCAGAGCG GTATGGACTTGTTGGGAGTGACGTTCTGGACAACGTAGCCTACGCTAGGGCCTTTAACACAGACCACCAGACCCAGCTTCTTTACCAAGCCTCAGCCATGATGGCAGAGTCCAG GTATGCCCTGCTGATAGTGGACAGTGCCACAGCCCTCTACAGAACCGACTACTCCGGGAGGGGAGAGCTCGCTGCACGGCAAGGCCACCTGGGACGCTTCCTGAGAATGCTGCTAAGGCTAGCAGACGAG TTTGGCGTTGCTGTGGTGATAACCAATCAGGTGGTGGCCCAGGTAGACGGTGCCGCCATGTTCTCAGCAGACCCTAAAAAACCTATCGGGGGCAACATCATGGCACATGCCTCCACTACCCG ACTGTACTTGAGGAAAGGCCGCGGCGAAACGAGGATCTGCAAAATTTACGACTCGCCCTGCCTCCCTGAGTCTGAAGCCATGTTTGCCATCAACGCAGATGGGGTGGGTGACGCCAAGGACTGA